From one Microbulbifer sp. A4B17 genomic stretch:
- the ahpF gene encoding alkyl hydroperoxide reductase subunit F, with protein MLDANLKKQLDTYLQNIVKPIEIRVSTDNSEKSKELEALVDEISGLSNKITAQQGQAKRTPSMAIAPAGEEPRISFAGIPLGHEFTSLVLALLQAGGHPSKADPKLLEQVRNLKGEFHFETYISLSCQNCPDVVQALNLMATLNPNITHEMIDGGLFQAEVEKRNVMAVPAVYLNGEHFGQGRMSLEEIVGKLDTGAAERKAEELNEKAPYDLLVVGGGPAGAAAAIYAARKGIRTGIVAERFGGQVMDTVGIENFISVPYTEGPKLAASLEQHVKEYGVDIITDQLAANLRRNEMVDIKLQSGATLSSRSVVLATGARWRELGVPGEAEYRTKGVAYCPHCDGPFFKGKRVAVIGGGNSGIEAAIDLAGIVEHVTVLEFADKLRADEVLVRKAQLMNNIDIIVNAQTTEVLGDGNKVNGLAYTDRETGENKQLDLAGVFVQIGLVPNTEFLKETDVEMNRIGEIVIDERGATSVPGVYAAGDATTVPYKQIVISMGAGATAALGAFDYLIRSSVE; from the coding sequence ATGTTGGACGCAAACCTGAAAAAACAACTGGACACTTACCTGCAGAATATCGTCAAGCCGATCGAGATTCGTGTGTCCACAGATAACAGTGAAAAATCCAAAGAGCTGGAAGCCCTGGTAGATGAAATCTCCGGGCTCTCCAACAAGATTACTGCGCAGCAGGGCCAGGCCAAGCGCACGCCGAGTATGGCCATCGCTCCTGCCGGAGAGGAACCCCGGATTAGCTTTGCCGGCATTCCCCTGGGACATGAATTTACCTCACTTGTACTGGCACTATTGCAAGCGGGAGGCCATCCCTCAAAAGCAGACCCGAAGCTACTGGAGCAGGTGCGAAACCTGAAAGGTGAATTCCACTTTGAAACCTATATCTCGCTCTCTTGCCAGAACTGCCCGGATGTTGTCCAAGCGCTGAACCTAATGGCAACCCTCAACCCAAACATCACCCACGAAATGATCGACGGTGGCCTGTTCCAGGCGGAGGTTGAAAAGCGCAATGTAATGGCGGTACCTGCGGTCTACCTCAATGGTGAGCACTTCGGCCAGGGCAGAATGTCCCTTGAGGAAATTGTCGGAAAACTGGATACCGGCGCAGCAGAACGCAAAGCTGAAGAGCTGAATGAAAAAGCACCCTACGATCTTTTAGTCGTAGGGGGTGGCCCAGCGGGCGCGGCAGCCGCTATTTATGCCGCACGCAAAGGCATTCGCACCGGCATAGTGGCAGAGCGCTTCGGCGGCCAGGTGATGGATACCGTAGGCATCGAAAACTTTATCTCTGTACCTTACACCGAAGGCCCCAAGCTCGCAGCCAGCCTTGAGCAACATGTTAAAGAGTATGGTGTCGATATTATTACCGACCAACTCGCAGCCAACTTGCGACGCAACGAAATGGTAGATATCAAACTACAAAGCGGTGCGACCCTATCCAGTCGCTCTGTAGTATTGGCCACCGGTGCCCGCTGGAGAGAACTGGGGGTACCTGGAGAAGCGGAGTACCGCACCAAGGGCGTAGCCTACTGCCCCCACTGTGACGGCCCCTTCTTTAAAGGTAAGCGTGTAGCCGTGATTGGCGGCGGTAACTCGGGCATCGAAGCAGCGATCGACCTCGCCGGAATCGTAGAGCACGTTACCGTACTGGAATTCGCCGATAAACTGCGTGCAGACGAGGTATTGGTACGCAAAGCTCAGCTGATGAACAACATCGATATTATCGTCAATGCTCAAACCACCGAAGTCCTCGGCGACGGGAACAAAGTGAACGGCCTGGCCTATACCGATCGAGAGACCGGCGAAAATAAACAGCTCGACCTGGCTGGTGTTTTCGTACAGATTGGCCTGGTACCTAATACGGAGTTCCTTAAAGAAACCGATGTGGAGATGAATCGCATAGGCGAAATTGTGATCGACGAGCGCGGCGCAACTTCAGTCCCCGGCGTTTACGCCGCCGGCGATGCGACTACAGTCCCCTACAAACAGATAGTGATCTCTATGGGTGCAGGTGCAACTGCGGCGCTGGGCGCATTTGACTACCTGATTCGATCTTCGGTTGAATAA
- a CDS encoding YHYH protein: protein MTLLALRVVVPLLLHITSEALAHTISENHYKIDVWADNWFSAYIDGTPLLEDSTPITTERSFNKETKSFSAEPPFVLSFKIKDYKENNTGLEYIGTHRQQMGDGGFITQITNQDTGKVITTSDSAMRCIVIHKAPLSSSCTQESNPIAGQGGCQFNTSQEPNDWKTASFDDSSWQQATEYSAHQVRPKDGYEQVEWNSKAKLIWTSDLEKDNTILCRMVVGITPATVPVTQENTQNELQSQFSHFPNVKTRVDSNYLYIESNGMPNHDMMEGITSWQQQVPLPQGYTGNNAWRVPLKPVLAKEPILTKTHFFKGAIAIAVNGVPIFNAMNNRGEFAADIGELDKWGGHSGRGDDYHYHLAPIHLEPIVGKGNPIAYALDGFPLLGKTDKPLDQYLGRFNEEGSYQYHAVDYPPYFIAGLRGEVNTDSPANAPEDQIIPQPSALPVRNGEYGPLQGAIITTFTKISDNSYKLTYTLNGSENQVNYSWDKSGTYQFVFIDKDDKKTVETFQKNKSPTPEDGKQRPSLRDLGKKSAGSQHKPRKYCGDGLCDKTENRQQCPADC, encoded by the coding sequence GTGACCCTATTAGCATTGAGAGTAGTTGTGCCCTTACTACTACACATTACCAGTGAAGCTTTAGCCCATACTATTTCTGAAAATCATTATAAAATTGATGTGTGGGCAGACAACTGGTTTTCAGCCTATATAGACGGAACCCCCCTACTGGAAGACTCCACACCAATTACCACAGAGCGATCCTTCAATAAGGAAACAAAAAGCTTCTCCGCAGAGCCCCCTTTCGTATTATCCTTTAAAATTAAAGACTACAAAGAAAACAATACCGGACTTGAGTACATAGGTACTCACCGCCAACAAATGGGCGATGGTGGCTTTATCACCCAGATAACCAATCAGGATACTGGCAAAGTCATCACAACTTCTGATTCAGCCATGCGTTGTATTGTGATTCACAAAGCCCCACTCAGCAGCAGCTGTACCCAGGAATCTAACCCGATAGCCGGCCAGGGGGGATGTCAGTTTAATACTTCACAAGAACCCAATGATTGGAAGACAGCATCATTTGATGACAGCTCCTGGCAACAAGCTACTGAATACTCCGCACATCAGGTAAGGCCTAAAGACGGCTATGAACAAGTTGAATGGAATTCAAAGGCAAAACTGATTTGGACAAGTGACCTAGAGAAAGACAACACTATCCTCTGCCGAATGGTAGTTGGTATTACTCCAGCGACAGTTCCAGTAACGCAGGAAAATACACAAAATGAATTACAATCCCAGTTTAGTCACTTCCCAAATGTAAAAACCCGAGTGGATTCAAATTATTTATATATAGAATCCAACGGCATGCCCAACCACGATATGATGGAGGGAATTACCAGCTGGCAGCAACAAGTTCCATTACCCCAGGGCTATACCGGTAACAATGCATGGCGAGTGCCACTTAAGCCAGTCCTTGCAAAAGAGCCAATCTTAACCAAAACCCATTTCTTCAAAGGTGCGATTGCTATTGCCGTCAATGGTGTTCCTATTTTTAATGCCATGAATAATCGTGGCGAATTCGCTGCCGACATCGGTGAGCTGGATAAATGGGGAGGTCATAGTGGCAGAGGTGATGACTACCACTACCACCTGGCCCCCATTCATCTGGAACCCATCGTTGGCAAAGGAAACCCTATTGCCTATGCATTGGATGGATTCCCCCTGCTGGGGAAAACTGATAAACCTCTGGATCAGTATCTGGGAAGGTTCAACGAGGAAGGCTCTTACCAATATCATGCCGTTGATTACCCTCCCTACTTTATCGCTGGTCTGCGTGGAGAGGTGAACACAGACTCACCAGCGAATGCCCCTGAGGACCAAATTATTCCTCAGCCTAGTGCCTTGCCAGTTCGCAACGGGGAATATGGTCCTTTGCAAGGTGCAATAATTACTACTTTTACTAAAATTTCTGACAACAGCTACAAGCTTACTTACACTCTAAATGGGAGTGAAAATCAGGTAAATTATAGCTGGGATAAAAGCGGCACCTACCAGTTTGTTTTTATTGATAAAGATGACAAGAAAACTGTGGAAACTTTTCAGAAAAATAAAAGCCCTACACCTGAAGATGGTAAGCAGAGGCCCTCATTACGGGATCTCGGAAAGAAGAGTGCAGGAAGCCAACATAAGCCAAGAAAATATTGCGGGGATGGGCTATGTGACAAAACTGAAAATAGGCAGCAATGTCCAGCAGACTGCTAA